ATTAAGTTCGTGCCACGGTTCATGGATGAGCATCCTGATGTATTGGAGAAAAAGGAGACGGATGAGGAAGTGGTGATGGCGGTGCCAACGGAGAAGACGCCGGCGCCCTTCATCTCATTTATCCGGGAGCACGAGGTGGGTACCGCTCAGATCTGGGTCGTCGATCTGACGAAGCGAACCGTCGATCCGCTCATCGGCACGCCCAGCGATCCCGACGTGGAACTGGAGTTTGCCAATCCCGAGCAGGCGCGGAGAGCGGTGAGCGTCTGGATGCGGAAGGTGCCTTTTGTTGAATGAGCTGTAAGTGAGGGATTCACCTCACCGCCCGTACCGCCGTTCACGCATCTGGAAATCCCGCACCGCTCGTAAGAGGTCAATCTTCCTGAAGTTCACCCAGTTCATATCCGTGAAGTAAAATTCGGTATAGACCGACTGCCAGATGAGGAAATCCATCAACCGTGTCGCGCCCGATCTGATAACGAGGTCGGGTTCAGACTTGAAGAGCAATTCCGATTCAATAAGCTTCTCGTCGATCTCGTCCGGATCGAGCTCTCCGGCTGCTACTTGCTTCGCGATCTCTTTGGTCGCCTTGGTCAGCTCGCTCCTGCCACTGAACCCTAACGAGATGGTGATCAGCTTCTCGTTCTCCTCGCCAGCTTCTTCTTGATACCGCGCATACACGGGTTCCAGGTTCGTTTGTTCTCGGTCATAGATGACGAGCGACACCTCGATGTCACGCAACGCCGTTTTGAGCCCTGTATCGAGCTGTGAATACGCAATTTTCAATAAATCAGGGGCCATACCGTCGTGGATGACGCTGACGTACACACTTATATGCGCTATACCCAACGCATGGCACCAGCGTACGAACTGCCTGAGCTTCTCCAATCCTCGCTCGTCCGCGAGAAGGTCCGTTTCGTCCAGGACAAGGAGAATATGATGCACGGGTATGGGCGATTTTACGATCTCGCGTTCTAAGTGCTGCTGGTAAAGGAAAGAAACGGGCTTGAGCATAAGCGCCGGGAGAGGGATTCGAACCCTCGCTCCCCGTAAGGGGAAGTAGGTTAGCAACCTACCGCCTTAGGCCTCTTGGCTATCCCGACCTCACGTTTAGTCTGGTTAGTTATCTCCTATTACGTATAACATATCTTTCAACTAACTTCTACATAAAGATTTATTCGCCCACGTGATTCAGGCGTCTCTGCCCTTTTCCCGTCAATCGCCACTTGTACGGCCTCTTCCTCGTTCGCTTCACTATCCGCTCGGCCTCCAGCAGCCGTAAGTGATGGCGCGAGACGGCATAACTCAGAACGGTTAAGCTCGCAACTTCTTGTATGGTTCGTGCGCGCGCGTTCTCCTCCATCACCTCAAGGATCTTCGTCCGCACCTGTAACCCTTGTATAACATTCCTCCTACGCTCTAAGTAGGCATCGGGATGATACGACGTTCTTCGCTGCA
This genomic interval from Methanomicrobia archaeon contains the following:
- a CDS encoding undecaprenyl diphosphate synthase family protein gives rise to the protein MLKPVSFLYQQHLEREIVKSPIPVHHILLVLDETDLLADERGLEKLRQFVRWCHALGIAHISVYVSVIHDGMAPDLLKIAYSQLDTGLKTALRDIEVSLVIYDREQTNLEPVYARYQEEAGEENEKLITISLGFSGRSELTKATKEIAKQVAAGELDPDEIDEKLIESELLFKSEPDLVIRSGATRLMDFLIWQSVYTEFYFTDMNWVNFRKIDLLRAVRDFQMRERRYGR